The sequence ATACATTTTGATATCAAAATGTAAGGAGGTATATTATGTCAAAAACTATTATGGGTATTCAAGTAGATGACAGATTTGAAGAAGTTCAAGAAATGCAAAGAGTTCTTACAAATTTCGGAGATATTATTAAAACTAGATTAGGATTACATCAGCAACAGGAAAATGATATGTTTAATACAAAGAAAGGTCTAATACTGTTAGAATTAGTTGAAGATAGCGGTAATAGAAGCTCTGAATTGGAAAAAAATTTAGAAGGAATAAAAAATATACAAGTTAGATCTATGAGATTTCAATAAAAAACAGCAGCTTAAAGCTGCTGTTTTAAGATATTATTCTTGTGGTAACCAACTGTTAACTAATTCCTCGTTTTCTTCCATCCATTTTTTAGCTACAACATCTGGCTCCTCATCACTATCTGCTATCATACCCATCAAACTACCTAATTGCTGGTCATTTAATTTAAAGTTTCTAAAAAGCTCTGCAACCTCTGGCATATCTTCCTCTAATCCTTTTCTTGCCATTGTATGGATGTTTTCTACTTCTCCATAAACCTTTTTAGGGTCATCTAGGAATTTTAAATCATATCTAGCAAATTTCCAATGTGGTTTCCATCCTGTAACAATAATGTTCTCATTATTGTCTATTGCATCTTTTAAAGAAGCAGTCATTACAGGACCACTACCAGCAAGTAAGTCATAGTCTAGTCCATACTCTTCAATAGCTTTGTTTGTAGCGTTCATAATACCTGCTCCTGAATCTATACCAATAATTTCACCATTAAACTTATCTTTAACTGAATTTAATTCTTCAATACTATTAATTTCAACATATTCAGGTACAACTAATCCTATACGTGCTCCTTCAAAATTATATCCTAAATCCACTAAATCGTCCTTATATTTTTCTAAATAGCTTTCATGGGTAACTGGCAACCACGCATCTAAGAATGCATCATAATCTCCATTTGCTATAGAAGTAAAAATAACACCTGGGTCTGCCATTGTCATTTCAACTTCATATCCCATTTTTTCCTCTAATACAGCCTTCATTAAATTAGTCATGGCTACACCTTCAGCCCAGTTAACATATGCTAGTTTGACAGTATCCTTTTCTTCAGTTTGGTTGCTACATCCTGAGAATAATACTGTACCTAATAAAACTACTAATAACATTAAAGTAATGATTTTTGTAAATCTCCTCATTAAATAATCCTCCTTGAAATTTTTATATTATAACTCAGACTAATGAAAATATATTATTCAGCAGTTTTTCCTAAAGCCTGAGTTATTCTATCTAATATCATTGCAAGTATTACTACAGACACACCACTTTCAAAACCTAATCCAATCTCTAACTGCGTAATTCCAGTTAATACTTTTTCACCAAGTCCTTTAGCACCAATCATTGCTGCAATAACTACCATAGATAGTGACAACATTATTGTCTGATTTACACCCGCTAATATTGTTGGTAACGCCATCGGTAACTGTACTTTAAAAAGCATTTGTCTTGATGTCGAACCAAATGATTTTGCAGCTTCAATAACATCAGTTGGAACCTGACGTATCCCTAAATTCGTAAGTCTTACAACTGGTGGAGTAGCAAATATAACAGTTGCTACTGCTCCAGGTACTTTCCCCATTTTAAAGAATAATACTGCTGGAATTAAATACACAAAAGCCGGCATAGTCTGCATAAAATCTAAAATAGGTCTTAATATTCTGTCTACCACATTATTCCTTGAAGCCCAAATTCCCAAAGGAACTCCTATAAGAAGTGCAACTAATGCAGATACTATAACCAAAGCCAAAGTCTGCATAGTTTCTTCCCATAGCTCCATTCCAACTATAAGGCCTAATCCTATAAAGGTAAATATAGCAATCCTTCTATCTGAAAGCTTCCAAGCTAAAAGAGATAATATGATAATAATTACAATACTAGGTGGGAATAAAAAAATATTCTCAAATCCAGAAATAATAAAAGTTAATATATTACTTATAGCATCGAAAAATGGCTCTAAATTATTCTGTAACCATTCAACGATTAATTCAAATGTACTTCCAATAGGTAAATCTATCAAATTAATCCTCCTCTCCTACAATACCAGAAATTAGTGAAGCTCTAACAATTATTCCTAATAATTTATTATTATCATCTATAACAGCAATAGGATATTGGGAATCTGTTGCCAAATGCATTAAATCAATTATTGGAGTATCTGGAGATGTGGTAGGAACATCTGTGACTAGAATTTCTTCAAGGCTAGTTTTCTTTTGCTTAATCATTTCTGCAACGTCATCTACATTTACTATTCCTTTTAGCTTTCTATTTTTATCGGTAACATATACACTTGATATTTTCTGTTCATTCATTCTTTTAAGCGCTACTCTCGGACCATCTTTAGTAGTTACTAATGCATCCGGTTTTATCATTACTGAAGAAGCCGATACTACCTTTGACCTATTTACATCCTTAACAAAATCCCTAACATATTCATTAGCTGGATTAGTAAGAATACCTTCTGGAGTTCCTATTTGAACTACTTGTCCATCCTTCATAACCGCAATTCTATCTCCTAGTTTCAACGCTTCATCTAAATCATGTGTAATGAAAATTATTGTTTTGTGCATTCTTGACTGTAATTCTAACAATTCTTCTTGCATTTCAGTTCTGATTAATGGGTCTAATGCACTAAAAGCTTCATCCATGAGTAAAATATCTGGGTCTGTTGCTAAAGCTCTTGCTAAACCTACCCTCTGCTGCATACCTCCACTTAGTTCATGAGGCATTTGTTTTTCATATCCTTTTAGTCCAACTAACTCTAAAGCTTCATATGCTTTTTTTCTTCTAGCTTTCTCATCAACCCCTTGCACTTCTAAACCATACTCAACATTATCTAATACGCTACGATGTGGAAAAAGTCCAAACTTTTGAAATACCATAGCTATTTTCTTACGGCGCATTTCTAATAGTTTATCTTTTTCTGCCTTTATAATACTATCACCATCAATGAGTACTTCCCCTGATGTCGGTTCTATGAGGCGATTTAAGCACCTAATCAATGTGGATTTCCCACTACCTGATAATCCCATTACTACAAAGAATTCACCTTTTTTAACTTTAAAGCTTACATCATTGACCCCTATTGTATTCCCAGTTTTTACAAGTATTTCTTCCTTTGATAGACCCTTCTCTAACAAAGAAAATACTTTTTTAGGATGGGGGCCAAAAACCTTGTACAAATTTTTAACCTCAACCTGGTACATTGTATACCTCCTTTATAATAAAAAAAGAAATCATTTTAAAATGATTTCTTTTTAAAATTGTATATTTCATAAGTTAAAATATTACATACCAAATAGTAAAATGCGCACAATTAAGCACATTATTAGTTTATCAGTTATGATTTATTATTTCAAATATCCTATATTGTGATATACCAATCTATGGATGTCTATAATATCCTTAAACAACTATAGAGCTTGAATACTCTTTATTACTGGCTTTAAGTCCGATATAGTCCAGAATTCGGATGATTTATACGTTTTTGTAAAATCGTGGTCTGGTTTCCTCATTCTATAGAATTTAATCAGTAAAAACTTCATACAATATTAACTGTATTTATGTTGTGCTTATAAAATTAAAATGTTAAAATTTAATAGCTATAATAAAAACTTACTAAAACTTAAATAGGCAAGGAGAAGATTAATATGAAAAATTATAGTGTTTTTGATATATTAGGTCCTATTATGATAGGTCCATCTAGCTCTCATACAGCTGGAGCAGCTAGATTAGGAAAAGTAGCAAGATATATTGTAGGAACTAGCTTTAAGTCTGTAACCTTTTATCTTCATGGTTCCTTTGCAAAAACTTATAAAGGCCATGGTACTGATAGAGCCTTAGTAGCAGGCGTACTAGGTATGGAGCCCCATGACGAAAGGCTAAGGAATTCTTTAAATATTGCCAAAAAAAGGGGTATAAATATAGAATTTATTGAAACCGACTTAGGATATGCACATCCTAACACAGTGAAAATAGTTTTTACTAAAGAAGATGACAATAAAATTGAAATTACTGGTTCTTCAATTGGTGGAGGTAATATACTTATAACAAATATCGATGGTTATAATGTTAAGTTTACAGGTGAATATCCAACCCTTTTCATAAGACAATATGATAAAAAAGGAGTTATAAGCAGAGTTTCAACTGTACTAGCTCAAAATGATATAAACATCGCAACTATGAAAGTAAATCGTAAAGACCGCGGGGTAGAAGCTTCAATGATTATAGAAACCGACGATGAACTGTCAAATGAATTAGTAAAAGAACTAACTAAAATAGAAAATATAATATCAGTCAGAGCTATAAACCCAATTAAAGAGGAGGTTTAGTATGTACAACAGTGGAAAAGAACTACTGACACTTACTAAAGAAAGAAATTGTAAAATATCAGAAATTGTAATAGAAAAAGAATGTAAATTAACAGGATTAAGTATAAATGATGTGA comes from Caldisalinibacter kiritimatiensis and encodes:
- a CDS encoding glycine betaine ABC transporter substrate-binding protein, translated to MRRFTKIITLMLLVVLLGTVLFSGCSNQTEEKDTVKLAYVNWAEGVAMTNLMKAVLEEKMGYEVEMTMADPGVIFTSIANGDYDAFLDAWLPVTHESYLEKYKDDLVDLGYNFEGARIGLVVPEYVEINSIEELNSVKDKFNGEIIGIDSGAGIMNATNKAIEEYGLDYDLLAGSGPVMTASLKDAIDNNENIIVTGWKPHWKFARYDLKFLDDPKKVYGEVENIHTMARKGLEEDMPEVAELFRNFKLNDQQLGSLMGMIADSDEEPDVVAKKWMEENEELVNSWLPQE
- a CDS encoding ABC transporter permease; translation: MIDLPIGSTFELIVEWLQNNLEPFFDAISNILTFIISGFENIFLFPPSIVIIIILSLLAWKLSDRRIAIFTFIGLGLIVGMELWEETMQTLALVIVSALVALLIGVPLGIWASRNNVVDRILRPILDFMQTMPAFVYLIPAVLFFKMGKVPGAVATVIFATPPVVRLTNLGIRQVPTDVIEAAKSFGSTSRQMLFKVQLPMALPTILAGVNQTIMLSLSMVVIAAMIGAKGLGEKVLTGITQLEIGLGFESGVSVVILAMILDRITQALGKTAE
- a CDS encoding quaternary amine ABC transporter ATP-binding protein; translated protein: MYQVEVKNLYKVFGPHPKKVFSLLEKGLSKEEILVKTGNTIGVNDVSFKVKKGEFFVVMGLSGSGKSTLIRCLNRLIEPTSGEVLIDGDSIIKAEKDKLLEMRRKKIAMVFQKFGLFPHRSVLDNVEYGLEVQGVDEKARRKKAYEALELVGLKGYEKQMPHELSGGMQQRVGLARALATDPDILLMDEAFSALDPLIRTEMQEELLELQSRMHKTIIFITHDLDEALKLGDRIAVMKDGQVVQIGTPEGILTNPANEYVRDFVKDVNRSKVVSASSVMIKPDALVTTKDGPRVALKRMNEQKISSVYVTDKNRKLKGIVNVDDVAEMIKQKKTSLEEILVTDVPTTSPDTPIIDLMHLATDSQYPIAVIDDNNKLLGIIVRASLISGIVGEED
- the sdaAB gene encoding L-serine ammonia-lyase, iron-sulfur-dependent subunit beta; the protein is MKNYSVFDILGPIMIGPSSSHTAGAARLGKVARYIVGTSFKSVTFYLHGSFAKTYKGHGTDRALVAGVLGMEPHDERLRNSLNIAKKRGINIEFIETDLGYAHPNTVKIVFTKEDDNKIEITGSSIGGGNILITNIDGYNVKFTGEYPTLFIRQYDKKGVISRVSTVLAQNDINIATMKVNRKDRGVEASMIIETDDELSNELVKELTKIENIISVRAINPIKEEV